In Fusobacterium hwasookii, a single window of DNA contains:
- a CDS encoding sensor histidine kinase, translating into MLKLLCKICATLTPSDIDIVEQMSNVATILSNILDMDVFLDCPTKKEDEAMVVFHARPEKSSLYSKDISGEIAYRFNEPAVFRTFETGLPSRNYKAVTQEKANVLQNILPIFNSLDEVICVIIIEYSEQQKEFFEKEYNKKAAGILIGQIDSLKDRVTEYINDGIIIFNKNGYATYANKVAKILYEKLGVPSIVGQSFENLYFERAKYSAIIENPNKFKQKEVRIFDFILNVQCLVSKINEDVKRVTLIIKDITEEKKYEEELKIKTVFIKEIHHRVKNNLQTVASLLRIQKRRVKDTETKKILDETINRILSIAITHEILSATGIDTISIKHILKILCQNYFKNNVDKSKKIEFNIEGDEFSISSDKATSVALVVNEIVQNATEHAFITRDSGKVEIKILEGEKFSKIKISDNGVGMEINKENNSMGLLIISSLVKDKLKGNLEIRSKKNEGTTIEFDFKN; encoded by the coding sequence ATGCTAAAATTACTATGTAAGATTTGTGCCACTTTAACTCCTTCAGATATAGATATTGTTGAACAAATGTCAAATGTAGCAACTATATTGAGTAATATATTAGATATGGATGTTTTTTTAGATTGTCCTACTAAAAAAGAAGATGAAGCTATGGTAGTGTTTCATGCAAGACCTGAAAAAAGTAGCCTATATAGTAAGGATATTTCTGGTGAAATAGCATATAGATTTAATGAGCCAGCAGTATTTAGAACCTTTGAAACAGGTTTACCTTCAAGAAACTATAAGGCAGTAACTCAGGAGAAAGCAAATGTCTTGCAGAATATACTACCTATTTTTAATTCTCTTGATGAAGTTATTTGTGTTATTATCATTGAATATAGTGAACAACAAAAAGAATTTTTTGAAAAGGAATACAATAAAAAAGCTGCTGGAATTTTAATAGGACAAATAGATAGTCTTAAAGATAGGGTTACTGAATATATAAATGATGGAATTATAATTTTTAATAAAAATGGTTATGCTACCTATGCAAATAAAGTTGCAAAAATTTTATATGAAAAGTTGGGAGTTCCTTCTATTGTTGGACAGAGCTTTGAAAATCTTTATTTTGAAAGAGCTAAATATAGTGCAATAATTGAAAATCCTAATAAATTTAAACAAAAAGAAGTAAGAATTTTTGATTTTATTTTAAATGTTCAATGTCTAGTTAGCAAGATAAATGAAGATGTCAAAAGAGTAACTCTTATTATAAAAGATATTACAGAAGAAAAAAAATATGAAGAAGAATTAAAGATTAAAACAGTCTTCATTAAAGAAATTCATCATAGAGTAAAAAATAATTTACAGACAGTGGCAAGTCTGCTTAGAATACAAAAAAGACGTGTAAAGGACACAGAAACAAAAAAGATTTTAGATGAAACCATAAATAGAATTTTAAGTATAGCAATTACACATGAGATTTTATCGGCTACTGGAATAGATACAATTTCAATAAAGCATATTTTAAAAATTTTATGTCAAAATTATTTTAAAAATAATGTAGACAAATCAAAAAAAATAGAGTTTAATATAGAAGGAGATGAGTTCTCTATAAGCTCTGATAAAGCAACCTCAGTTGCCTTAGTTGTAAATGAGATTGTTCAAAATGCAACAGAACATGCCTTTATCACAAGGGATAGTGGAAAGGTAGAGATAAAAATATTAGAAGGTGAAAAGTTTTCTAAAATAAAAATTTCTGATAATGGGGTCGGAATGGAAATAAATAAGGAAAACAATAGTATGGGGCTTCTAATAATTAGTTCTTTGGTAAAAGATAAATTAAAGGGCAATCTTGAAATAAGAAGTAAAAAAAATGAAGGTACTACAATAGAGTTTGATTTTAAAAATTAA
- a CDS encoding ANTAR domain-containing response regulator codes for MSLRVVVVEDETLTRIDLIEILKENGYDVVGEATDGIEAVEVCKKLKPDIVLLDIKIPYISGLKVANILKEEGFKGCVIILTAYNIAEYIQEASNTIVMGYILKPIDEEIFLERLNLIYKNYKLYDDLRIEVEDTKKKLEERKVIERAKGIVMAKYTLSEEEAYKKIRDLSMQKRISMFKLSEIIILTGGLE; via the coding sequence ATGAGTCTTAGAGTTGTTGTAGTGGAAGATGAAACACTTACAAGAATAGATTTAATAGAAATATTAAAAGAAAATGGCTATGATGTTGTAGGAGAAGCAACAGATGGAATAGAAGCAGTTGAAGTCTGTAAAAAACTAAAACCTGACATAGTTCTTTTAGATATTAAAATACCATATATTTCCGGATTAAAAGTTGCCAATATTTTAAAAGAGGAAGGTTTTAAGGGCTGTGTTATTATATTGACTGCATATAATATAGCAGAATACATACAAGAAGCTTCAAATACAATAGTTATGGGCTATATATTAAAACCTATTGATGAAGAAATTTTTCTTGAAAGATTAAATCTGATTTATAAAAACTATAAGTTATATGATGATTTAAGAATAGAAGTAGAAGATACTAAGAAAAAACTTGAAGAAAGAAAAGTTATAGAAAGAGCCAAGGGAATAGTTATGGCTAAATATACATTGTCAGAAGAAGAAGCATATAAGAAAATACGTGATTTAAGTATGCAAAAAAGAATATCTATGTTTAAATTATCTGAAATTATTATTCTGACAGGAGGTTTGGAATAA
- a CDS encoding EutP/PduV family microcompartment system protein, protein MKKTMLIGRTGCGKTTLTQKLMDEEVKYKKTQAVSYKNKIIDTPGEYVENKMYYKSLLVLSADAKVIVLVQSAIDGATLFPPKFSTMFPKKDVIGVITKTDLENANIERSKKFLIEAGVTEVFTIGLEDSEGLEEIKKRLVVDES, encoded by the coding sequence ATGAAAAAGACAATGTTAATAGGTAGAACAGGTTGTGGAAAAACTACTTTAACACAAAAGTTAATGGATGAAGAAGTAAAATATAAAAAGACACAAGCAGTTTCATATAAAAATAAAATTATAGATACACCTGGGGAATATGTTGAAAATAAGATGTATTATAAGTCATTATTAGTACTTTCAGCAGATGCAAAGGTAATAGTTTTAGTTCAATCAGCCATAGATGGAGCAACACTGTTCCCGCCAAAATTTTCAACAATGTTTCCTAAAAAAGATGTTATTGGGGTTATAACCAAGACTGACTTAGAAAATGCTAATATTGAAAGAAGTAAAAAATTTTTAATAGAAGCAGGGGTGACAGAAGTATTTACAATAGGTCTTGAGGATAGTGAGGGCTTAGAAGAAATTAAAAAAAGGTTGGTAGTAGATGAGTCTTAG